A DNA window from Maribellus comscasis contains the following coding sequences:
- a CDS encoding CvfB family protein: MAEIGKINTLKVVRETDNGLYLDGENLGEILMPQKFATKEIRENNEAVVFVYSDSEDRLVATTENPLAKVGEFAYLKAVATSRFGAFLDWGLPKDLLVPFSEQKNKMEVGKYYLVYLFVDLLTNRIAASAKLNKFLDNTPPEYNQGEKVQLTIVEETDLGYKAIVNNEHWGILYKNQVFIPLSTGQRVTGYINKIREDDKIDLLLEKPGYEKIDSISQKILDVLNENRGFIALTDKSSPEMIQAMLGISKKNFKKALGNLYKKRMIEFKSDGIRLLD, translated from the coding sequence TTGGCTGAAATAGGAAAAATCAATACGCTAAAAGTTGTCAGGGAAACAGACAATGGGTTATATCTTGACGGAGAAAACCTGGGGGAAATATTAATGCCTCAAAAGTTTGCTACCAAAGAGATTCGTGAAAACAATGAGGCCGTTGTATTTGTATATTCCGATTCGGAAGACAGATTGGTAGCAACCACAGAAAATCCCTTGGCAAAAGTGGGGGAATTTGCATATTTAAAAGCAGTGGCAACAAGTCGGTTTGGAGCTTTTTTAGATTGGGGGCTTCCCAAAGATTTACTCGTGCCATTCAGCGAGCAAAAAAATAAAATGGAAGTGGGGAAATATTATTTGGTTTACTTATTTGTCGATTTACTAACCAACAGAATTGCTGCCTCCGCAAAACTTAACAAGTTTTTGGATAATACACCGCCGGAATATAACCAGGGCGAAAAGGTACAATTGACCATTGTTGAAGAAACCGATTTGGGATACAAAGCAATTGTTAACAACGAACATTGGGGGATTCTTTATAAAAATCAGGTTTTTATTCCCCTTTCAACAGGACAGAGAGTTACCGGATATATAAATAAGATCAGGGAAGACGATAAAATTGATTTACTTCTTGAAAAACCCGGTTACGAGAAAATTGATTCTATTTCTCAAAAAATATTGGATGTTTTAAATGAAAACCGGGGATTTATTGCGCTTACTGATAAATCTTCTCCCGAAATGATTCAAGCCATGCTTGGAATTAGTAAAAAGAACTTTAAAAAGGCCCTGGGAAATCTGTATAAAAAGCGAATGATTGAGTTTAAGTCAGATGGAATCAGACTGCTTGATTAA
- a CDS encoding alpha-N-arabinofuranosidase: MNHKTNKMYFKKILGGFLVLVSFFATAQNKIVVNTDLGKETISKDIYGHFSEHLGHCIYGGYWVGEDSNIPNTNGIRNDVVEALKEIGIPNLRWPGGCFADEYHWMDGIGPRDERPTMINTHWGGVTEDNSFGTHEFLELCSQLDCEPVICGNLGSGTPQEMSQWVEYLNSGNVSPMTDLRKANGREEPWGVKYWGVGNESWGCGGNMTAQFYADNMRRFSTFTKNYGENRLYKVACGPNVDDYNWMETLMKNGNPGGSFQGISLHYYTVCHTWRQKGSATQFDEKEYFTTMDKTLFMDELLRNHITIMDKYDPRNRVGLIVDEWGNWHDVEPGTNPGFLYQQNTLRDAMVASVNLDLFNKYCRRVKMANIAQTVNVLQAMILTQDGEMVKTPSYYVFKMYKVHHDATLLPSDVTCDNYTYEEESVPALSTTASKAADGKIHITISNLDPHNSKEVLCEMRGTEKLSFVTGSIVTGDKINSYNDFGKKEEVSLKEFKDVKVNGNSLTVKMPAKSVVMVELN, encoded by the coding sequence ATGAACCATAAAACCAATAAGATGTATTTCAAAAAAATTTTAGGCGGATTTCTAGTACTGGTCTCTTTTTTTGCAACAGCACAGAACAAAATCGTTGTAAATACTGATCTGGGAAAAGAAACCATCAGTAAAGATATTTACGGTCACTTTTCCGAGCACCTGGGGCACTGCATTTATGGCGGTTACTGGGTGGGCGAAGATTCAAATATTCCGAACACAAATGGGATAAGAAATGATGTAGTTGAAGCATTAAAAGAAATTGGCATTCCAAATTTACGTTGGCCTGGCGGCTGTTTTGCCGATGAATATCACTGGATGGATGGAATTGGCCCGCGTGATGAACGCCCCACCATGATTAATACGCATTGGGGAGGTGTAACCGAAGATAACAGTTTTGGGACACATGAGTTTTTAGAGCTTTGCAGCCAGTTGGATTGTGAACCTGTGATATGCGGAAATCTTGGAAGCGGAACTCCGCAAGAGATGTCACAGTGGGTTGAATATTTGAATTCAGGTAATGTAAGTCCAATGACTGATTTGAGAAAGGCAAACGGCAGAGAAGAGCCCTGGGGTGTGAAATACTGGGGTGTTGGAAATGAAAGCTGGGGCTGTGGCGGAAATATGACAGCCCAGTTTTATGCCGATAACATGCGCCGGTTTTCAACCTTTACAAAGAACTACGGTGAAAATCGTTTGTACAAAGTAGCATGTGGTCCTAACGTTGACGATTATAACTGGATGGAAACTTTAATGAAAAACGGAAATCCCGGGGGAAGTTTTCAGGGAATTTCGCTTCATTATTATACCGTTTGTCACACATGGAGACAAAAAGGTTCGGCTACTCAGTTCGACGAAAAGGAGTATTTTACCACCATGGATAAAACCCTTTTTATGGACGAGTTGCTTCGGAATCATATAACAATAATGGATAAGTACGATCCACGAAACAGGGTCGGTCTGATTGTAGACGAATGGGGGAACTGGCATGATGTTGAGCCGGGAACCAATCCGGGCTTTTTGTATCAGCAAAATACCCTTCGCGATGCAATGGTAGCATCGGTAAACCTCGATTTGTTCAATAAATATTGCAGAAGGGTTAAAATGGCCAATATCGCGCAAACCGTAAATGTGTTGCAGGCAATGATTTTAACACAGGACGGGGAAATGGTAAAAACACCTTCGTATTATGTCTTTAAAATGTATAAAGTTCATCACGATGCAACGCTTTTGCCTTCTGACGTAACTTGTGATAACTATACCTACGAAGAAGAATCGGTTCCGGCGCTCTCGACAACAGCATCTAAAGCTGCCGACGGAAAAATACATATAACCATTAGTAACCTGGACCCACACAACAGTAAGGAAGTTCTTTGTGAAATGCGCGGAACAGAAAAATTATCTTTTGTAACAGGAAGTATAGTAACCGGGGATAAAATAAACTCATACAACGATTTTGGGAAAAAAGAAGAAGTCTCTTTAAAAGAATTTAAAGACGTAAAAGTAAACGGTAATTCGTTAACTGTAAAAATGCCCGCTAAATCGGTTGTAATGGTCGAACTGAATTAA
- a CDS encoding DUF6340 family protein, which yields MRPNLYFLLLILTLGALQGCNTLYNYSMIDIEVVEPGKLILPEKYSTAAIRYNNIMDSYYLNNSTYYINSEAHVDTTKLDSLAAKIYFNSAIENLNKQIYFDSIIELSENGNSQYYIIDSLVHLPEADTSKLEEYVLYPSVLLLSQIARQNLTGGKEKQTAKILDPKLGLYTTEDLKEIADSTDADLLISLDYFSSIDVELVQKLPTNHYYGNTSVYGVGLWNFYNLRTFKSAFFYDQLDTLTWDSQEEIKAYVEKNLPPRRDAVLNAADVMGIRLAEKLIPHWITVQRLYYISGHVELQKTKQLVEEGKWLEAAEIWKANVNNPNKKIAAKSMYNLGVACEMQGDLEAAIDWIVRSFQVFGNKNEFHYLNCIDYINILGQRKLNFKLINQQLDHTL from the coding sequence ATGAGACCAAACCTGTATTTTCTGCTCCTAATCCTTACGTTAGGAGCATTACAAGGTTGTAACACACTTTACAATTACAGTATGATTGATATTGAAGTGGTTGAACCGGGAAAACTTATTCTTCCTGAAAAATATTCAACCGCAGCCATCCGGTACAACAATATCATGGATTCTTATTATTTAAACAACAGTACTTATTATATAAATTCGGAGGCTCACGTCGATACCACAAAATTAGATAGTCTGGCTGCCAAAATTTATTTTAACTCTGCTATTGAAAATCTGAATAAACAAATTTATTTCGATTCCATTATTGAATTAAGCGAGAATGGCAACTCGCAGTATTATATTATTGATTCCCTGGTTCACCTTCCTGAAGCTGACACGTCAAAATTAGAAGAATATGTTTTGTATCCTTCTGTCTTATTGCTAAGTCAAATAGCAAGACAGAACCTGACCGGAGGAAAAGAAAAACAAACTGCTAAAATATTGGACCCAAAACTTGGATTATATACCACAGAAGATCTAAAAGAAATTGCGGATTCAACAGATGCCGATTTGCTTATTTCACTTGACTATTTTTCTTCCATCGATGTTGAACTTGTGCAAAAGCTGCCAACAAATCATTACTATGGTAATACCTCAGTTTACGGAGTTGGATTATGGAACTTCTATAATTTAAGAACCTTTAAATCTGCTTTTTTTTACGACCAGCTTGATACTTTAACGTGGGACAGTCAGGAAGAAATTAAAGCATATGTAGAAAAAAATCTTCCGCCACGAAGAGATGCTGTATTAAACGCAGCTGATGTAATGGGAATCAGACTGGCTGAAAAACTTATTCCTCATTGGATTACAGTACAAAGGCTTTATTACATTTCGGGGCATGTAGAACTACAAAAAACAAAACAGTTGGTAGAAGAGGGGAAATGGCTCGAGGCTGCTGAAATATGGAAAGCCAATGTAAATAATCCCAACAAAAAAATCGCAGCAAAATCAATGTATAACCTCGGCGTTGCCTGTGAAATGCAGGGTGATTTGGAAGCTGCTATAGACTGGATTGTGAGGTCTTTTCAGGTATTTGGAAACAAAAATGAGTTTCACTACCTCAATTGTATAGACTACATAAATATACTTGGCCAAAGAAAATTAAATTTTAAACTCATTAATCAGCAACTGGATCATACTTTATAA
- a CDS encoding DUF6340 family protein produces the protein MNRFILLTFTIAIFSSCTVYKEYPIDIYKPGDIPVPSDAQSVVLVYRNFKYPADTLQRYYKDDYQLRKARTNPDKLDSVLVTACLSELAKNLKTKNAFADIKIMPYHSFKRHSGSKLPPLNFDLVKQITETTQADLLISLETFSYFFSEYSESYESPKSNEVITANVWAVFDPARENLVERKALIDTVFWNGYDESGNYNKNYQLPPRETALRIASQLSGENYSKRFFASWQTVKRMYSIPPLPDFEQAANYISEGDWDKAIPLWEKYASDNNGKLAINARYNLALAYEMKDDIEMASRWANAAQNLAVEYRNKEDLKMILLYQNILKQRKKDIAKLNSQN, from the coding sequence ATGAACCGATTTATCCTACTCACCTTTACCATTGCCATTTTCTCTTCGTGCACCGTTTACAAAGAATATCCGATTGATATTTATAAACCCGGCGATATCCCGGTACCTTCTGATGCCCAAAGTGTAGTTTTGGTTTACCGAAATTTCAAATATCCGGCTGATACACTTCAACGTTATTACAAAGATGACTACCAGCTTCGAAAAGCCCGCACAAATCCGGATAAACTCGATAGTGTTCTGGTTACCGCATGTTTGAGTGAATTAGCCAAGAACCTGAAAACAAAAAATGCTTTTGCTGATATTAAAATCATGCCTTATCATTCTTTTAAAAGACATTCGGGAAGCAAACTCCCTCCGCTAAATTTTGATCTGGTCAAACAAATTACAGAAACAACTCAAGCCGATTTGTTGATTTCGCTGGAAACATTCTCGTATTTTTTCTCTGAATACTCAGAAAGTTACGAATCGCCAAAATCGAACGAAGTGATTACTGCAAATGTTTGGGCAGTGTTTGACCCGGCTCGGGAAAACCTGGTGGAAAGAAAAGCGTTAATCGACACGGTTTTTTGGAACGGATACGATGAAAGCGGAAATTACAACAAAAATTATCAATTGCCTCCACGCGAAACAGCATTGAGAATTGCGTCGCAATTAAGTGGGGAAAATTACTCGAAACGCTTTTTTGCATCGTGGCAAACCGTAAAAAGGATGTATTCCATACCACCACTCCCCGACTTTGAACAGGCGGCTAATTATATTAGTGAAGGAGATTGGGACAAGGCTATTCCTTTGTGGGAAAAATATGCTTCAGACAATAACGGCAAACTGGCAATAAACGCCCGTTATAATTTAGCATTGGCCTACGAAATGAAAGATGATATCGAAATGGCCTCCCGTTGGGCAAATGCAGCTCAAAACCTGGCAGTTGAATACCGGAATAAAGAAGATTTGAAAATGATACTTTTGTATCAGAATATATTAAAACAAAGAAAAAAAGACATTGCTAAACTAAATAGCCAAAACTAA
- a CDS encoding DUF6340 family protein — MEQQLKRALKFISIIIFAVTFVSCVTTQNLTIEIPQPGSKELPANIRSLTIVNRTMDDQYQNLESDSLQNIFFRKQFNLDTTIYDLQAVDTTMKALGELLFESGRYDYVIPVDRFLDFRKNSFLSYEMSWEEVKNLCKTYNTDAVLSMDYYKTTLETDYGRETFYDPVSDNYFEASAAQMQINYEVMFRVYDPEQEKVIMREFLRDTLIWEDADINARQLFGHFTPVKQALTEAGIAIALDLSDKISTQWRSERRTYFSSGPDELEHGASLAKNGEWEAAVAVWQELENSSDSKSIKSKAQFNIAVAYEILGDIDQAVAWAVKSYETMFRSQTYTYLETLQKRKNELKKLKP; from the coding sequence ATGGAACAACAATTAAAAAGAGCACTAAAATTTATTTCAATAATAATTTTTGCAGTCACTTTTGTTTCGTGTGTAACGACACAAAATCTGACCATTGAAATTCCGCAACCCGGAAGCAAGGAACTTCCTGCCAACATAAGGAGTTTAACAATAGTAAACCGGACAATGGATGATCAATATCAAAATCTTGAGTCCGATTCTCTGCAAAATATATTTTTCAGAAAACAGTTTAATCTCGATACTACGATTTATGATTTGCAGGCTGTTGATACAACCATGAAAGCATTGGGTGAACTATTATTTGAGTCGGGAAGGTACGATTATGTTATTCCGGTCGATCGTTTTCTCGACTTCAGAAAAAACTCGTTTCTAAGTTATGAGATGTCGTGGGAAGAGGTTAAAAACTTGTGTAAGACATACAATACCGATGCAGTTTTATCCATGGACTACTATAAAACTACACTTGAAACTGATTACGGTAGGGAAACATTTTATGATCCGGTAAGCGACAACTATTTTGAAGCGTCCGCTGCACAAATGCAAATCAACTATGAGGTTATGTTTCGCGTTTACGATCCGGAGCAAGAAAAAGTAATTATGCGCGAATTTTTGCGGGACACATTAATTTGGGAAGATGCGGATATTAATGCAAGGCAACTTTTTGGCCATTTTACACCGGTAAAGCAAGCTTTAACAGAAGCCGGAATCGCAATTGCACTCGATCTTTCCGATAAAATAAGTACCCAGTGGCGGAGCGAAAGAAGAACCTACTTTTCCTCAGGCCCGGATGAGTTGGAACATGGCGCAAGTTTGGCTAAAAACGGAGAATGGGAAGCAGCCGTCGCTGTGTGGCAGGAGTTGGAAAATAGCAGCGATTCAAAATCAATAAAAAGTAAAGCACAGTTTAATATTGCAGTAGCATACGAAATATTGGGAGATATAGATCAGGCTGTCGCATGGGCGGTAAAATCATATGAAACAATGTTCAGGTCGCAAACTTATACCTATTTGGAAACACTTCAGAAAAGGAAAAATGAACTTAAAAAATTAAAGCCATGA